The following DNA comes from Solea senegalensis isolate Sse05_10M linkage group LG10, IFAPA_SoseM_1, whole genome shotgun sequence.
aGCTGCATGGAGAATGCTGACTGCTGCTGTATCAGGAACCACTTTATTTCAACTCAACTTGGATAAACCTCAACAACACTATTACGTCATGTGACACTTGCAATGTTAGTGTTTATTatgaaaagtcaaaatatacattttacttcatcatagtgtgtgtttttcagcatgtttatacatacatatatagtccaaatatttacagtatgtaaataCTATAATATCATTATTCTAGTGTGTTTGATcagatttgaatttgaaaatactttctttttttttaaactttattaataaataaactctCATTTCCTTTATCAAACTGACTTTGCAAATTTGGTCTCTTACAGAGTATTACAACGGAGGAATGCTATGGTTATACATTTCAACAGTTCACgatttgttttaatataaaacattgttaataaaataaaaaaaaaagtgtgtacaGAGATGTGcagcttaaaagaaaaaagaaaagaaaaaaaagcttgattTTAAGAGTGGCGCTAAACATACATTCATCATGTTCTAACATGATTTAACAGCAACTAAGTCTGGCACATGTTGAACATGTCTGTCAGAAGAACATAGTCTTTGCATCTTtgttggagcaaaaaaaaaaaaagtatattataaTGCAATTATATGCAGAGACGTGAAAACCATCAAACAGTGATAGACAGGACTTAGTGCAGCCATAGCTCCAGTTTGTGCCTTCCATGTAGCTGTATTACATCTCAGTGCTGAGCATCCTccattaaacaacacatttaaattgtatttcaaAGAGTTTTAGATCAtttacaaaccaaaaatgattgcatttattTGCAGTGGGAAAACAAGGAGCAGTGTGTACAATGTGGTGGTATCTATAGGGTTGAAGGCTCATATTGGAACCAACTGAATggcaccggagagcaatctcgcctagggcacaaaattaggtagagccgccCCTGAaaatgactgtaggtgtgaatgtctCGTCTTTATGGGTTTGTCCTGCGATAGGCTGGTGACCCGTCCAGGGCGTACCCccccttttgccctatgtcagctgggattggctccagctccctgcgaccctcatgtggaggataaagtagaatacaatgaatgaatgagtgccTTTTGCATGgcaatacaatccaaaaaccTTTGTGGAAGCGGAACTGGTCtaaacaataaatattgtatttatttctgttgttaGATTCCCCATATcttggacctttaaaaaaaaacaaaacagggaaaATACATTGTTGTGATTCATAATGCTTCTGAGAACCCTCCCTGGTGGGCAAGAAGAAAGCATAGTCAATATAATAGTGTCATTGTTCTATCACCATTGTACTAGTGTAATCAGTTTTACCATCATAATAACTCAATAACAAGAAGTTATCCATCCAGCTTTAAATTCATTATCACAGAGATTCATAATATTATGCAGAACAAAAGCAGGGACATAATAAGAGAAGCAAAGACCAAAGAATACTTTGTATTCCTACTTGAAAACTAATTCAATTCGATGTTCCTTGGTTATTCAAACATTGTTTTAGCTGTTCCATTAAGCTTTTACCAAATTACTAACTTGTTTCATGAAATATCAAACCAGCGCAGAAATGTaagttcaaatgaaatgatggGCACAAACTGGGGACGACTGCACACAGAGCCTTAAATGGCAGGGTCATGTGGGTTGTTCAAACGTCTGTATCCAGTGGGGGAGGAAAGTCCAGACATGGTGACAGCGAGTCTTGACTGTGTGTTGAGCTAATCCCAGTGTCTGAGTCTGTGTCTGCAATGTCTACGGGGGACAGGCTATGTttgagtttcactgtctgtgagACACAACACTGAGTCTCACAGTTCTGCAGCGACGGAGGACTGGACTTGTCGTCTGTGCTGTCCCTGATTTGCAGTGACCTGAGCTGGGCAGCCAGCTGCCAGCACTCCTGGTCCTTGGAGACCAGCGTAGTGTCAAAGAACTTGAGCTGCTTGTCTACCTCTGCGGCTTGGTTGTGCAGAGACACACCAGCAAAAAGGCTGTGTTGCAGTTCATCCTGCAGCTTCTCAAGTTCGTCGGCGTAGAACCGCTGGTCTGTCTCGGAGCCAATCCAGGAAGCAGCTGCTGCACCTTCCTCGTAGCTCTCTTCGTGCTGGTCTAATGGGAAGCTGGCcgtcctcagctctgtgtcgaTGTCCCGAGTCAGCTGAAGGATGAGCTCCTGGTGTCTCTGAACCTGCAGGTCAAGCTGCTCAATTCCATCACGGGTGTACAGGTACTCCTGCCGCTGCTCCTCACCGTGCGCTGCCTCCAGACTCTGACCACAAGCCTGAGCCAGTGCACTCTCACACTCGGCTTCTTTCTGTGCCTGTAGCTCAAACTCCTCAATCTCCATATCCAGCTCCCTCATGCGTTGGATCTGCTCCCGGATGGTGTGATCCTGGTTGAGAATGAGCTGCACCATCCTTTGAATCTCCTCGGCGCCCGGGGGGCTTTTGCTCTCACTGTGAAGCTTTTCCAGCTTCCTGAAAGCTTTCTTCACCATGCGCTTTTGCTTCTCCACAGGCAGAGACTGGGGGTACTGCGCATGACCATGCTCCCACCGTTTCTGCTTGGCCCCCTTGGCTTTTGTAGCCCTCTTGTTGGGCTGAGGCACAAAATCACTGGTTTTAAAGAGGAGAAACTGGATAAAGGGTCGCTGGTCACCCCAGGCATACCAGAGCCTCAGGATCCTGGTGAGAGGAGGCAGCGCTCTCTCAAAACCCTTCCAGCGCTCAACGAGACAGAAGTCTTTGGGTTCCCCATGCAGGAGCCGCTTGCTCTCGGGGACTGACTTGTGATCCTCGAGTAACGCCTGAATCAAATCTGCACAGGTTGTGTGCTTCGTTACACCACACACAACCTTTTCCTCATTGCAGACAGTAACCTGGATCTCCTTTCCTATGACAGGCTCGGCGTCTGCCGTCCtacaagaaacacagaaaaacacacatcagtgaATCAAATAGGTTATAATTAACCACAATAGACCATTTAAGTGTAGCATTTGCAAGTGGTAGTGTTTTAACTCACACTGTCCCATTGTCAAGGCCGGTGAAACAAAGCGTAATAGTAcatgatgataaatgataaaagtgTCAGCTGTCAAAGTTCTTTGTTGTGCTTTGAGTTTTGTGCCTTGAATGGTGCTTGACAGGTTAATCCGCCCATTTGAAGAATTGGATGACCATGTTTGTTCAATATTCTTTCCTTAGACCTTTCTATGAACTCATACATTTTCAGCTCCTCTGACGGAAAATGATGGAATACGAACGGGGAATAATTAGCAACATATAATCCTCAATCATACTCAAGCCTGGGCACCCTTAGATTACATATCCAGCATATTAAGCCCATAGACCACCGTGTTTACAAAAGTTAAAGCCACAGTTTAAATGTCAACACACTTACAGTAAAGCCTCCACTCATGcaggtcatttttttcttcttagaCAGATCCTACTTTGATGGTTTTCCATTCAGTCAATGGGCAGAAAACTATGTTCACTCATTCCATGCTCCCGGTCTTGATTCTATTAGTCATCATCATCGGAGATAATCACTTAATGGTTTGGTTTTGAGCTATTTAACCCCAAGGCCCTCATTACCTTTTCATCTGGACCATAAAACTTGTTCAAGGATTGACCTCTGATGGGTCGATGATATCCATTTTTTATGGGCTTAATGGACCACCGGTAATATCCAAGCCCTAATATCCAGCCATCAAATGAGAGGCACTGGCAAAGCAGACATCCACAGCAAGGACAAGTAATCAAATAAGTAGACAGCATTGCCAGACATTTCAATTTGAtttcatgaaacaaaaacaacgtgTCACGTTACCAAGTACACAAAAGATAACATATTAGCAGCATTCTGCAACCAGTGCCATTTATTAGTTTAACACGACGCGCTGCGGCAGTAAAACTGatacacaaagaaaaggaaCTACAGACAGACCATCCGTGTAAAATCATCTAACACTGCAGAGCAGATTGATTTGGGGGGTTGAATCCATGCACATTGTGTGTGGTTAAATATGGAGAGGCTTTAAGAGAGTGAGACTTGTTCACTCGTGGTGTCACATGAgtgaaaagaaaccaaaaaggCCAACTCAATTTTCTacagtgtgaaataaaaaaaagcggcagaggatggatggatgaaaaaaaaagtatttaagtGCACAAAACTGTAGTatatttatcaaaaataaacaaacttcaGTGATCATAAATCAAatattcagggtttttttgtgcatcatcctcatcatcataaGGGACACAAGTAAACATTCTCTCATGGGGACGCTGTTTACCTGCAGCAGTAAGTAGGCTattatattgtttgtgtgtacttATCAGAGTGGAATACTTAATAAAACTGCCTCAGTGTTTGCTGATTTTACACACTGATACTCGTGTGTTTTGGTTCCCACATGGCGTGAAAAACGCACACAACTGCAGCATTGTGCAAACTGCAGGTGAATAACATCTGAGGAATGCGATACGTATGCAACAATGGATGAGGCTGGTTAATGGTTATAGAGACCCTTGGAGACAAGCGGGGCAAAGCAAATACCTGAGCTATGCGCAGGCCAAACAAATCCAGCACGCCTCTGGCATTCATAGACAACAGCCATGACGACTTTGACCTCAAGAGTTTCTAAATATCACCTTCCCAGGAAATCCTGCAAGTGCTACTGCTGCACAGGGAGGAAAAAACTGCATGTTTGTACAGCTTACAGTAAAACTGTCAATAGTGTTCGTGGAAAATGTCACACGGGCCATTTTTAAACAATCTGAAAAGTTCATCAGGGGAAAATGGTGGAACTATGACTCATGGACTCATGGACACATGCAACCTCAGTCTTAAAAATGATTGAAtgctcacaaaccaaagatgTTCTGTTTCCTATTCTGGGGGAACATATTCGCACCAAATGCCGCTTTCTTGAAATAAGAAATTTCAATTAAGTCTTTAACTGAAGCTACTACTACTTTATTTCTTACACAGTGTAGAGGGACATATCTTTTAAATACAGTGACTCAACTTTGGGCAATTATTAGTTGGATCGTTATGAGTAACAGCACAAGACTTTACATACATTTGCTGTATCTACCTAATGATGAAATACATTGTTAAGCTCCATCTTTTCCTGCTTTTAACAATCTTCTTCCATCACTAAAACTCTGTGAGGCATTGTGAGAAGGTCGTGTTGCCATTTAATGCATGGGTGGAAGAATGGGAGATCcagatatgtatttattttttttaacaatggtCCCTAAGCATGTGAGAACGATGTATCAGTGGTCATATCTGAGCATACAGGTGATAAAACACACTCTCCAGACAATTGGGTATTTCAGAGAGCGTGATCCAAGTCCCCAGCTGCACAGGAAGAGGGTACAGCGTACAGCGCTGGGAAACACCTGCATTTGTTCCAGGCCAAAAAATCAGCGACGCTCACACAACATCCTGCCCCCACATTTCAATGGACAGAGGGGAGGAAGGGGGCCAGTCAGCGTGGCCTGTGTTCAGCTCCACTCTAATGTGACCAAGGTGTTGACAAATTCATGGCTGTGAGTGCATTCAGCACATTTTAACGGTTTGGAATGTAACCTTTGTAAGGTAGTGTAAAAAGTGACATATTCCAAGAGGATTACATTGGTCATGATTGTGGATGATGAGCATTATAATTAAGACACTGTAGCCACTCATATCACTAATTTCATGTACCTTTTCATTTGGCCAGTTGATTATATTGTTTCTATgccaaataataaacataaaagacaataaaagacaatatacatgacatcatcaactgATTTCTGATAACATACACCTCATTAATTAATATAACCAGTTTCTCTCTTTGTTATCTTCTCTTTGTTCTTCTATCTTAGGTAacgcttgttttgttttgattattttgcaCCAACATTGCATTGCAATGCTCTATGTCTGGCCCggaggatgaatttgtgaaaatttcacattatgattagaatcAAAATTTGAAATAGTATAgtttttttcagttccagataccaaCAATGGTAAGATTGTTAAACTTAggcacaatattgttgaaattgcacataTTTTGTATAGAAATTTCAGTTTGATAAAAAGATATAtcataaaacacagtgaaacatttGGAGTCCTTATTGTTTAtaagttattatgctattatgttACTCGTCTGGCACACTTGAGATCAAACTGTGATGTATATGTGGCCCCTGATGAGTTTGAAACCCCTGGTCTAACTTGACCCTGaggaacaaataaatatttttaaatcaattattcATTCCTTTGGGGATCCAGTAGCAtacagatataaaaaaaactatactatactatactatactctTTAATGAACAATGATTCTTTATATGAACATAACAACCACCTGTAGACAAATAAAAAGCCGCAGCTCTTTAAAAATGCCAGGAATTTCAAGTTCAGTAGACATTTTTAGAAGGTGTTTTCTTTCAGACGACAACATCAGCGGAACCTGGAAGCATAACAACTACTATTAGGGCTACTATTTTCTAAGATTGTCAAGGTATCAGTCTTTGCAAGAGCCAAAACCACTACTCCTCACTGCACGGCACGCACCACTGGGCTGATTACATCACAGCTAATACACATTCATGAGGGCTACCACTTTGGCTGCCATTTGATATTCATAGCATGAGGAGAAGCCGTGAAGCCAGGCGTGAGGAATGAGGACGCCCTCATAGGTCACAGCTTTGCctcataaatgtgacattttgagaTGAACTCAACCCCTATGAATGTGCCAATAGCCGTACAGTATGAGAACATACAGTATGCTTGAAGGTGTCACACGACGGGATAAACCTTAGCATCTCACACACGAGTGAACCAGGAGCAACCTGAGCCGACCTGCGCGACCTCAGCTCGAACTCGCCGATGGCCGGCGAGTCATCTGACATGTGGGAGAAAACCACATTGAAATTGCATTACTTTTAGTCCAAGTTCCTGCACAGGATGCTTACGCCGCTGCCACTCCACAGTGGAGGCATGGCTCGCTTCCATTCTAACAGTCATAATAATGGCCTTGCCGACATTAACAATCCCCTCCTGTGTCATTAATTTGCAGGCTACAAGTCACCACAGAGGACCGCACGCTGGCGGTTTGAGCAAGTCATAACAAATTATAGCTCTCCGGCAGTGTCTCAGTGTGCGCCGTGAGATCAATAGTGATATGATAAGGTGATGCAGATGTTTCCAGCAGGAACAACGGCACGATAACACATCAGTAAATATATCCTGTAGCCTCAGCTGTCAACACGTTCTGTTTCTTTCACAGTGGAATGAACATTTTCATGACATCCTGTTTAGCCGGCTTGTGTTGATAAATTATAGGCTCGCTCTTACGACTGACAGTGGCACAATACAACAGCTATTTTGAAGTAATgtcatcattattttctttatattccATGTGTTAATTGCGTATTCACTTTCAATGGcgttatataaaaaaaaattgacaccCAACATCCAAAAAAcgtcaggggaaaaaaaagataggGTACAGTGCAGAAACTTCTCAGTCCTTGTCTGCTTGTTTTTAGCTGAGCTTCTGTTTTGGTAGATGGTTTTCCTGTTCCATCAGAACCACTGGACCCTGTGTATAAATATGCTGGGTTCAAATGGGGCTGTTTACCTTGTTGATGAAAAGATGTGTCTGCTAATGTGCTGGGTATAAATCCAAATCATCCAGCTGAAGGTGACTTCCAAAACAAAGCTCATTCTTGTGTGGCATAAATAATTGCCTATTTTATCTATTGGTCTCGCAGCAAAAATATACAGCGACAATGATTTTTCTTCACCATTTTAAAAGTACTGAAGAGGTCAAGCAAACATTGTTAGCTGGGAATTATCTTCTGTAATATCTGTTCTATATCAAAAACACGAAATtgtcctgttcctgtttcaaagtaaaagcatacAGACGTTCCACAACAGCTTGCAGTGAGGTGACCAGGAGACACGgacatgaacatgtttacaGTATTTTCTGCAGGGAAATGCAACACAGAAAGGGGACAGTAAAATGCTGGACACGAGACGCTTTTAGGACCGCGCTTATCTCAGGGAGGAAATAACATCACTTTTCTGTGCGGGGTTATGTTGATCTCTTGAATGATGACTCTTCAGATAGGCATCTGTGCGCAGAGACACAACCTTCCCTTCCTCTCTGGAAACACCCACCACTGTTATTTTCCTCACCCCGCCCTCCCCTCGCCAAATAAGCCTTTGCTCAGCCACCGTCTCTCAGCTACGGGGATTACGTGACGTACTTAAACAATAAGTTAAACGACATTAGTTTTCCATCACTGGGTTAATAGTGAATGTGGAAAATTGATTTTATACCTTTACATGAGCGACTTGATAAATGTCACCTCGTTGGCCAACGTACAGTCCCAGTCATTTATTTTGGGGGAGGCGTCGAGTCATTCAACGACCGCTCGATTGATGATCTTTCAACTATAAAATATATAACTGTGATCCGTGATATTTCTGTGAAAATATTATTGTAACTTTACAACACTTGAGTCTATTTCCTCTCCATCCATAAGCATTCAGAGGATGTACACAAAAGTTCATCTCAACAGAAGGCCCCGctaaagttattttaaaaaatagtcTTTCTAATTAAAGTGACTTGAGTATGTTTTAGAACATATTTTGACGTATTCTATGGGTATAAGTATTCCCATACTTTGAACACAGATGGTATCTGTGTTGGTTTCTTCAGCACGAGGGGTAACTGCATGCTGTTGCCTAATTTGTTGACAGCAGCTAATGGCTCCTCTGCACACAACGCTGTCATGCAGTAATTAAGGCCCAAACCCATTCAGCCCTGTCACGTGTGTGTCATGTGCTTTTCACCACTGGACATCAGTTTGATGTGCAGGACCCCGAGCTATATGACGCACACGAACAgcatttaagaaaaatgtcatGTATAATCACCGgcaatttgacattttattctgAAGGCTTTTTGCTATTCGCAGCAGCCTTCATCTCCACATTTGGTTTATCATCTCATTGCATAGAGAAAAACATCCTCAGCGTCTCAGCGTGAGTGAAAGCCAGTCCTTGACGTATCTACAGATCTAAACACTTGAGGTAATTATAGGTGCTGAAACAATAATTACcacacaacatgaaaaaaaacacaagacatgCTCTGGAGACAGCTTCAGACAGACTGTTTGAAGTTAGAGAAGTCATCTCTGTGCTCTGTCTAAAGTGAaaatacatttactgtattacGCTGCTGGTGCCACTTTTatagattggcaccagcagcacAAAAGCCTATTTTTCTGAACTTTATCCAAACTGttcctccccccccccagagtctgttggttaatgctcccattaaatatgtaaagctaatgaaaataatacttcTTCATCCACAATTAAAGCCTTCCTGATCCTGCTCTTGGCAACGTGACTCCTGTCTGCAACCCTGAGGTATTTGATCGTGACCTAAATACTaagaaaaatctaattttacCAACTCTGTAGTAACACACATATCACGTCTTCACACATGTACGTCAGTCTAAATATAATATCCCGTCTTTTCAAACCCTGGGGCTCATCAAAAGATCACACAAGTCACTTAAACCTGGACATGACACAAGAATCCTGGTATAACCTTTGGGCACAATGTAAATCAGAGTCATCTAAGAGAATGACACTTCTGCACACCGACGGGGTTCAGTTCACAGCTTTCACAAAGAGCGATCGATCATAGGAGGCTTTGACTGATCATACAACTGTCTAGACGGTTATCCTATTTGTTGTTCTActacaacaaaaatgacaactCCAGAAAGAGGAGAAAGTCATAATATGAGTTGGACAATAGATGCAATAAAAAAACTCCTTTCAGAGACGGAGAGACCGCCTCGGTTTATCTGTCAAATGTGAAAAACTGCAATCCTGCACATTAGCGTGTTCACAACATGTGGATGAGACTCAACAGCAACTGTTTGCTAgcaatcctgcctactgtagctttaatgggccagtgtgtaacattactGGGGATTTACTGCGAGAGGTTGAGAACCCATAAGTATATAAGtgtttcagattaaaaaacGTGTTTGGTTTTCTTATAGCTTCagaataaatgtatacatactTTAAgcgagggccttgctttacagaggcagccattttgcaCCTTCATGTTTCTACAGACACAACCAGCCAGAGCGTGATGCACTTTGAAGGAGAAGCTgactaacaacaaacaaagaggaacaacatcctttctggtatgcgaaGGTCACCATTGTGAGATTTACGCACACAGGAAAGACAAAGGGGGAGCAGATCCACTGTTTGTCTCACCAATAGATGGAGCAAttcttatatacatatatatatatatatatatatatatatatatatatatatatatatatataaatgtatatataacatttaaaatgacattaatgtcATGAAAAACAATCCATTCTGTAAATTTAAGTGTACAAATACTCAATACAATATGGACTAACTTACTTATGTAATTACAATAtggattttaaacatgtttacttATGATTAACGTGATAATATAACAAACTGACAGCCCATTACCAGGTtagaaaaacattacatttgtctACTTTGTATTTGTCTGATACaaaactacatttacatttaatctaATCCGTCCCACACAGCGCAATCATTAATCCAGTGCGCACTGCGCTGTGCGTAATTCTCCCTCCTCCACAAACCAAACGGAAACCGAActtgagagacacacacacacacacacacacgagcgcgCGCTGAACAGGTTTTACAAAACAATATCACTCTCATCAAAGTACCTGCTTTTCAGTCGCGCTTTCAGGAAGTTCCTTCCAAACGGAGCCATGACTCGGGAGCGCAAGAAGGAACGAGCCGAAGAAAGTTACAGCCCGCGCATGGCAGAGGAGTGGACGTTGGACAAGTGTAGTGTGCGGTGTGTTTGGGAAAAGTTGAGGGTGTCCCGACAGCAACTCTGTCCGCCGCCCCATCCGAACATGGGAGGGAGGTGTTTTCCCACACGAGAGTCTGCTGAGGTTTTTTGGTGAAACTCTGCCCCCTTTCAACGCACCAGAGCAGACAGGGATAAGTTAATGTTACACTGAATGGAAAATGAATCAGAGAAATATTTAACTGGTTATAAAGGAGTGAACAATAACTCGATCATAATATGTACCACCATGTAAATTTCTTTATGACAAAGGTTTAATAT
Coding sequences within:
- the rassf9 gene encoding ras association domain-containing protein 9 — encoded protein: MAPFGRNFLKARLKSRTADAEPVIGKEIQVTVCNEEKVVCGVTKHTTCADLIQALLEDHKSVPESKRLLHGEPKDFCLVERWKGFERALPPLTRILRLWYAWGDQRPFIQFLLFKTSDFVPQPNKRATKAKGAKQKRWEHGHAQYPQSLPVEKQKRMVKKAFRKLEKLHSESKSPPGAEEIQRMVQLILNQDHTIREQIQRMRELDMEIEEFELQAQKEAECESALAQACGQSLEAAHGEEQRQEYLYTRDGIEQLDLQVQRHQELILQLTRDIDTELRTASFPLDQHEESYEEGAAAASWIGSETDQRFYADELEKLQDELQHSLFAGVSLHNQAAEVDKQLKFFDTTLVSKDQECWQLAAQLRSLQIRDSTDDKSSPPSLQNCETQCCVSQTVKLKHSLSPVDIADTDSDTGISSTHSQDSLSPCLDFPPPLDTDV